Genomic DNA from Salvia miltiorrhiza cultivar Shanhuang (shh) chromosome 1, IMPLAD_Smil_shh, whole genome shotgun sequence:
ATGATGGGTTTATATCGAGGCAGTCGCATATGAAGTACGAGTTGAGAGATTCTCCTGGGCTTGGTGAGTTCTGAGTGTTTGTGTTGATCGAGTCTGCGTTAGGGTTTTCAATACTTTTTTATGCTTTCATGAAATATTCGAGATTCTGCTGACTAATTCGGAGGATGAATTCCTTGACCATGTCAAATAGTTTCAATCTTGATGGCTTTGAGTTTAATTGGACCTCTAATAACTGGAGTTCAATTTGAGACGGATTGTGTATTTGGATGCTTAAAATCTGTTCTTTTAAGTTTAGCCTTGGCACTATTGATGTGATCACTGTTTGAAAAAGTACGTAATTGCTTCTGGTTCTTGTCATTTCAGTTCCCATTGGTCTCTATGGATTTCAACATTTTCTTTCTATGTTGGGCTCGTTGATACTGATCCCGCTCGTGTTAGTCCCGGCAATGGGTGGCACCCATGTGAGCACTTATAGTTgatttcaaagtttttttttttacttgaaatTATGTTTTTACAGAGGCGTTGAACTAATTGTTGTCTTTTTGTGTAGGAAGATACGGCTAATGTAGTTTCCACAGTGCTATTCATGTCAGGAGTGACGACACTTTTACATATATCGTTTGGCTCAAGATTGCCCTTGATACAGGGCCCTTCATTCGTTTATCTTGCTCCTGCACTTGCAATTATCAACTCTCCCGAATTTTTGGGGCTTAATGGAAATGTATGTATTTCTGCTTAGATGCTTATTTCTCGAGCTCCTTTTCTTTCAAGTTTTCTTCTCGTGGCAGATCAAAAGGAATTAGTGAAGTTCTCTGTCTGAAGGATCACACCACTCAAACTTGATAATAGTATAAATTCAGCTTTTCATGTATCTTATTCTTACAGCTTTGTTTGCTAAGTTTACAACTAATGCACTCATCCTAGAAGCTAAAATCTTATAGGTTGCATCTCTTGTGAGATCAAGTTGATATTCTTAACTATACAGTCTACTACTAATGTGAAGGGAGATGTTTCTGCCTATATTTGTACGTAGACATAAGCCTCGAGGAGAATTTCACTATGGACTTAGCAGAACATCTAATTTTTTCTGACTTGAGAGACAAAATGGAGAAAAATGTGGATTCATGTGGATTGGTGTTTTGAGACAAGGTGCTGCTTAGACATTACATAACAAAGTCTGATGTGGAGTCCATAAAAGTAATAACTCCTCTAGGTTACAGTCATGCATCAAGTGCCTTTAAGGTGACTTTTCCCCCCCAAGACGATGGAAGTAATGGACTTTGTCAATTAAAAGGGGGAAGCTGTCTGAACTATTTTGCAAGAAAACCGACTTAGCATTTATAGGTGCTGAAATGTTTTGTAAAACATTTTCTGGAACCGTTGTCTGTGCTTTCCTAATGAATGAATGTTCGAAATGGCAGAATTTCAAGCACATTATGAAGGAGCTACAAGGGGCTATAATTATTGGTTCCGCCTTCCAAGCCTTCTTGGGGTACAGTGGTCTGATGTCAATATTTGTAAGGTATATCCCTTTTTTCAAGTGTGCTACTGCTACATGATGCAATCTTGATCTCATAAGCCAATAACTCACCATGAGTATGTTTTCTGCTTTTCTTCATTTCAGGTTAATAAACCCAGTTGTTGTGTCCCCTACAATTGCGGCTGTTGGGCTCTCGTTCTACAGCTACGGCTTCCCACGGGTTGGCACGTGTATCGAGATTGGCATGGTGCAGATATTACTAGTTGTTGTGTTTTCCCTTGTAAGTTCGTTGACTGAGTTTTGATTACATATTGAAGGTCTGTCCTCTTTGTTACATTTGAATGTAAGATTGAAGGTTCATTACATCCCAAATATGGGGAATACAAATAACTTAACATTCTTATAGGTAAGGAACTTTGTGCTATGGCAATTCTTGTGATGTGTCATGTGTCACTTCTTTTGCAGTACCTCCGTAAAGTATCGATCTTGGGCCATCGCGTGTTCCTAATTTATGCGGTAATTTTATATTCCTTTGCTTGTATATTCTGATTTTCGCAATAATTTCTAGCAAAGATGCTTTAATCCAGTTTCTGCATGTGTGAACCTAGGTTCCACTTGGTCTGTTTATTACATGGGCTACAGCCTTCCTTCTGACAGAATCTGGAGTATATAGCTATAAAGGTTGTGATGCAAGCATACCAGCTTCAAATATAATATCGGACCACTGCAGGAGGCACGTTTCAAGGATGAAGAGTTGTCGAGTTGATACTTCTCAAGCATTGAGATCTGCACCTTGGTTTCGGTTTCCATACCCATTACAGTGGGGAACACCTGTCTTTCACTGGAAGATGGCCCTCGTAATGTGTGTGGTGTCTATCATTTCATCAGTCGATTCTGTGAGTCTTCTCTGTTTTTTCTTGGTTTTATGTTGATATCGAGTTTCCTCCACAACCATCCCCCCctccaccccccaaaaaaaaacaaaaaagaactGAGGCCTATTTGTGTTTATTTCTATCTACGGCAAGATTTGGTTGGTTTGATTCGCGCCGTCTGGTTTTTGGGAAGCAGGTGAATACAATATCCATTTATATTGCTTTGATTCATGAGAAATTTTAGTTTCGTCTATGTCTAAATGTGAGGTTTCTTTTTGCGTTCGTGACGAAATCAAGAAGTGTCATATGGGAGATTGGTTTTCATAAAATTAGTGcaattatgtttttattatgTAGTCAAACTTTAGTCTGGATGCATAGGCTAGTTTCTTGCTTACAGACATTGTTTATAGATCTTTCTAGAACTTCTATTAGGTCCTTTATACTCATATTTTAGGAAGTTCATGTTAGATCTAATTTTCATAATTGACTGGTTTTCCTAATTCCCAGGTCGGTTCATATCATGCATCATCATTATTGGTGGCTTCCAGACCTCCGACAGCGGGCGTTTTAAGTCGGGGAATAGGTCTTGAAGGTCTCTCTAGCATCTTGGCTGGTCTGTGGGGCACAGGGACCGGCTCGACGACTTTGACAGAGAATGTTCACACCATTGCTGTAACCAAAATGGGCAGTCGAAGAGCAGTCGAATTGGGTGCATGCATATTGATCGTCCTATCTCTCATTGGTACGCTTTCTAAACTGTAAAACCCGAATGATCTTGGCTTGTGCTCTTTTTTTCAGTCTACGAATGAACGTTTTTCTCATTCTTGGTTGTGCACCAGGTAAAATCGGGGGTTTCATTGCATCGATACCTCAAGTTATAGTTGCAGCTCTCTTGTGCTTTATGTGGGCAATGCTCACCGCATTGGGATTGTCGAACTTGCGATACAGCGAAGCTGGGAGTTCGAGGAACATAATCATCGTCGGGTTGTCCTTGTTCTTCTCCCTATCAGTCCCGGCCTACTTCCAGCAGTACGGCATCTCTCCGAACTCCAACGTGTCGGTTCCGAGCTACCTCCAGCCGTACATCGTGGCTTCTCACGGTCCCATACACACAAAATCTTCCGGGGTACGCCTTCTTCCCCCACCCTTTCTTAAAAGTTTTCGTAATCGTTGTGTTTTACACTCGTTCGCGCCGTGTGGCAGCTGAACTATGTTCTGAACACGTTACTGTCGCTTCAAATGGTGATTGCGTTCCTGCTTGCTCTCATTCTCGACAACACGGTGCCTGGGAGTCGACAGGAACGGGGAGTGTACGTGTGGTCCGAACCTGAAGCCGCAAGAAGGGAGCCTGCTGTGTGTAAAGACTACGAGCTGCCGTTTAGGGTTGGCAGAATGTTCAGATGGGTGAAGTGGGTTGGCCTCTGAGAGCTCGTCGGGTGCACCATGCAACTGTACAATTTTCCGGCTTCCAGCATGCGACTGTACAATTGTCTGGCTTGCCGGAAGCCGTGTGTTGGAATGAGAAAGATTCTATCTTCGTCAGGTCCGTTGATTGGTAGTTGGTATTTGCAGTTATAGAATGATTCTTTGAGGAGGGCCGGATATTGTGGGGGCACCGCTCTTGCAGAGATGAGGATTCGGGTTGTGTATATTGCAGTTTTTTCgttcctttcttttttctttttgggtcttTTTGGTtgggttttttgttttttgttttttgttttttaatttccggggctgggttggggggtgggggttCAATCCTATGTTGTAATGTTATAATTGTAAAACATGCACGTGTATTTTGAATTAAAGATTGGACATTCACCCAAAATTTTGAGAATTCGGTTTAtcacatttatttatattatatgtatatactGCAATAGTGTTCCATGTTGCATGTTCTATAATAAACAATCCGAAGAAGTTGGATAATATGAAGGATATATATACGGAGTAATATAAAGAGAAGCTAGAAGCTCAGAGTTGGCCTGAGAATCTactatgtatttttaatttattccacttaCAAAGAGGGGTCTCGAATTGAGAAATAGACTCTAGAAGCTAAAAGAGGGTATCATGAGCAATTGTAAAAATTGGGTTTATTAAGGGCCCGTTTGATTTTTagtattggattaatcaggatataaattatcctgataatttagtgtggattagtcatgatttctaatctcatatgggtgtttgatatcattggtaattaatcccaaaaagtgtttggtatccattgaaataggttggattaaacagtgtttggtatccattgaaataggttggattaaacatatttaaatttaaaataattataattaaacaatcatgtaattttttttaaaaagaaaatagtatgatgttcaacattagagataaattagagcgaacaaaaattaatattggCACTTTAAACaatcataacttatttatttcaaattcatgtttttataatttttacaacGAATTAAAGTTATTCtcgtaatttttaatttaacatccatattgaatatttttttcatgtatcaaagttaataattttttaaagaattaaaatattcCCTCCGTTCCGCTATAAGTGAGACCcctttttttgggcacgagaattaagaaaaatatattttgtgtataggtgaaaaagtgaaaaagtgtttaaagggtaaaacttttacccaaaaagaaaagagttTCACTTATGGTgagacacccaaaatagaaagaatctcacttataatgggacggggggagtagaaaaaaagaaaaaagaagagaaaaattgatggaaaaattgcgaagagagagaaaatttgaagCTAAAGAAACTCGTCTTTCATAGTATTACTAGTACGtccgcccgtgcgatgcacggcgaatatCGAAATTAGACGATgttctaaataaataaatataaatatttaatatgatcataatataagtaaatgtaattattgtaaaaaaaaaaaaaatcacaccgATTACTCAATAAAGAACTTgatctaaaaatatataaattttcaactcgTGTATTTTCAATAGTTGAAATaccatttcattatttttaattgataaatgatgacaaatataaaaatttattaaaaatcaaaagcaagtaaaaacgataATTAGTATCAATTGTACGTgtgtgtatatgtatatataataagatGCATAAAACCATCGATTTACATataattatatacatattttttgaatagatattcaaattatgtttattcaattattttatttaactataaatttaaaaaataagttattttGAAATATCCAAGAGGTGAAAACCTATACATAAAAAGTTTAATCTTGACTTGAATGGATGGAAGTAAAAGCTCTAATTTTATGAAATATACTATACTGACCTTATTGTAATAATGTCATTGTTACGACTTGTGAAAACTTGATTAGAAGACAGGTGGT
This window encodes:
- the LOC131020269 gene encoding nucleobase-ascorbate transporter 12; this translates as MASSDPTKRPPWPPAPDSAAMPPSSWAKRTGFRPKFSGETNASDSGQITALPPPEPPAPSSQAKSKPPNSNLDLEAGRPRPGPNSNGEAAVATARDRDRDRDRAKEKEEKERKEKEKEKELTPPVRKRRDSDGGKNLGANGGDGSRRAVRNEDAAAAADVLPQSVMDDDGFISRQSHMKYELRDSPGLVPIGLYGFQHFLSMLGSLILIPLVLVPAMGGTHEDTANVVSTVLFMSGVTTLLHISFGSRLPLIQGPSFVYLAPALAIINSPEFLGLNGNNFKHIMKELQGAIIIGSAFQAFLGYSGLMSIFVRLINPVVVSPTIAAVGLSFYSYGFPRVGTCIEIGMVQILLVVVFSLYLRKVSILGHRVFLIYAVPLGLFITWATAFLLTESGVYSYKGCDASIPASNIISDHCRRHVSRMKSCRVDTSQALRSAPWFRFPYPLQWGTPVFHWKMALVMCVVSIISSVDSVGSYHASSLLVASRPPTAGVLSRGIGLEGLSSILAGLWGTGTGSTTLTENVHTIAVTKMGSRRAVELGACILIVLSLIGKIGGFIASIPQVIVAALLCFMWAMLTALGLSNLRYSEAGSSRNIIIVGLSLFFSLSVPAYFQQYGISPNSNVSVPSYLQPYIVASHGPIHTKSSGLNYVLNTLLSLQMVIAFLLALILDNTVPGSRQERGVYVWSEPEAARREPAVCKDYELPFRVGRMFRWVKWVGL